The following coding sequences are from one Carassius gibelio isolate Cgi1373 ecotype wild population from Czech Republic chromosome B7, carGib1.2-hapl.c, whole genome shotgun sequence window:
- the LOC127961916 gene encoding serine/threonine-protein kinase pim-2-like: MSVCSSAGKDTDDSFVSAVTSIAHSAVASAGSLIVHQDVNSVVRPKAEREVASVEHSKIDEGFNRAVLPKEDGGIASARNPQVDMGIASAVCTPVDSVATGELDKGNFTAIPQNSCNIIKFDVIYVYLYLTDHICWRYKFGGRLGEGGFGSVRKGTRVKDGLKVAVKYVKKTKHTKYISTAFHPKPLPLEIALAVIINRKPSCPHIIEMLDWQDDPDYYLIVMERPVPSMDMAKLLKCNGGVLNEQIAKYLMWQVIYAANFCLNRGIFHRDIKLENVLVNPTTLEIKLIDFGCGNLVKDSGYSTCLGTKPYIPPEYHDRGRYHAKPATVYSLGVLLFTMLHGRFPKDRDLYCLGSNQSVFAVSQECIQFLWACLQCNPEHRIALEQMLYNDWFVLGFPNPLPINRKASKQHSHY, encoded by the exons CAGGGAGTCTCATAGTACATCAGGACGTTAACTCTGTTGTGAGACCCAAAGCAGAGAGGGAAGTTGCCTCTGTAGAGCATTCCAAAATAGATGAGGGCTTTAACCGTGCAGTGCTTCCCAAAGAAGATGGGGGCATTGCCTCTGCAAGGAATCCTCAAGTAGATATGGGCATTGCCAGTGCTGTGTGTACTCCAGTAGACTCTGTTGCAACAGGAGAGCTGGACAAAGGTAACTTTACTGCCATACCCCAAAACAGCTGTAATAT aaTAAAATTTGATGTCATTTACGTTTACTTGTATTTAACAGATCATATTTGTTGGCGGTACAAATTTGGTGGCAGGCTGGGTGAAGGAGGATTTGGGTCAGTGCGAAAAGGGACTCGTGTTAAGGATGGTCTTAAG GTGGCTGTGAAATATGTCAAAAAGACGAAACACACTAAATATATCAGCACT gcTTTTCACCCCAAACCTCTTCCTTTAGAGATTGCGTTGGCAGTCATCATCAATAGGAAACCCAGCTGTCCACATATAATTGAAATGCTGGACTGGCAGGACGACCCAGACTACTACTTAATCGTCATGGAGCGCCCCGTGCCAAGCATGGATATGGCAAAACTTTTGAAATGCAATGGAGGTGTCCTCAACGAGCAGATAGCAAAGTACCTCATGTGGCAAGTAATTTATGCCGCTAACTTTTGCCTCAATCGTGGCATTTTCCATCGTGACATCAAGCTGGAAAATGTGCTTGTGAACCCGACAACTTTGGAGATCAAATTGATTGACTTTGGGTGTGGGAACCTCGTGAAGGATTCAGGCTACAGCACCTGCTTGG GTACAAAACCATACATCCCTCCAGAATATCATGACAGAGGCAGATATCACGCAAAGCCCGCAACAGTGTATTCATTAGGGGTGCTCCTGTTTACAATGCTGCATGGGCGTTTTCCAAAAGACAGAGACTTGTACTGCTTGGGGAGCAACCAGTCTGTATTTGCAGTGTCACAAG AGTGCATCCAATTTTTGTGGGCTTGTCTGCAGTGTAATCCAGAGCACAGGATTGCCCTGGAGCAGATGCTTTACAATGACTGGTTTGTGTTGGGTTTTCCCAATCCCCTGCCAATTAACCGGAAAGCATCTAAACAGCATTCACATTATTGA
- the LOC127962466 gene encoding GRAM domain-containing protein 2A-like isoform X5, which yields MSDHQDQAEDVGLLTPHDQSEPSKDDDMHFRVHLIDDLSYEDVKKCYRGSTVSKYNAQYHKLFQSVAKEELLMKVYSCALLRDILLQGRLYISRNWLCFYANLFGKDIKVAIPVASVRLVKKHKTAGLVPNGLAITTDSSQKYVFVSLLSRDSVYDVLRRICTHLQVNGKKILSLKQYMEEPNSLSLDEFPVPEAFPVPDEFPPVLKWRRKPSVVSVSSSLPDLLGNSTAGLSAVDAPFQTDKPLEDQSLETKKMLLTETIPELGQMEYQLLKFFILLIILLILSSCYLAFRVCSLEQQLSFLSNNPALTLRER from the exons GGTGCATCTAATCGATGATCTGTCATACGAGGACGTCAAGAAATGCTACCGTGGATCT ACCGTCAGCAAGTACAATGCGCAGTACCACAAGCTTTTCCAGAGCGTTGCCAAAGAAGAGCTCCTGATGAAAG TTTACTCCTGTGCTCTGCTGCGAGACATCCTGCTACAAGGCCGACTCTACATCTCTCGAAACTGGCTGTGTTTCTACGCCAACCTCTTTGGTAAAGACATCAAG GTGGCCATTCCTGTTGCGTCCGTGCGGTTGGTGAAGAAACATAAGACAGCAGGTCTGGTTCCTAATGGCTTGGCCATCACCACAGACAGCAGTCAGAAG TATGTATTTGTGTCTCTGCTGTCCAGAGATAGCGTCTATGATGTGTTGAGACGCATCTGCACACATCTACAG GTCAATGGGAAGAAGATCTTAAGCCTCAAGCAGTACATGGAGGAACCCAACTCTTTATCTCTG GATGAGTTCCCTGTCCCTGAAGCTTTTCCTGTACCAGATGAGTTTCCTCCGGTGTTGAAGTGGAGGAGGAAGCCATCAGTTGTGTCTGTATCTTCATCTCTTCCTGACTTACTGGGAAACTCCACCGCCGGCCTGAGTGCTGTAGACGCCCCCTTCCAGACAGACAAGCCTCTGGAGG ATCAAAGTCTGGAAACCAAGAAGATGCTCCTGACGGAGACGATACCAGAACTGGGCCAGATGGAGTACCAGCTTCTGAAATTCTTCATCCTGCT CATTATCCTGCTCATCCTGTCGTCGTGTTACCTGGCCTTTCGTGTCTGCAGCCTGGAGCAGCAGCTCTCTTTCCTCAGTAACAACCCTGCACTGACTCTCAGAGAGAG GTAA